From Solidesulfovibrio fructosivorans JJ]:
ATCACGGCCAACGTGGACAACGACGCCGGCGGCATCACCACCTACTCCCTGGCCGGCGCCCAATACGGCTACTCGCTGTTGTGGATGCTCATCCCCACCACCATTTCGCTGGTGGTGGTCCAGGAGATGTGCGCCCGCATGGGCGCGGTCACGGGCAAGGGACTGTCCGACCTCATCCGGGAGTCGTTCGGCCTTCGCACCACGTTTTACATCATGATCGCGCTGTTTCTGACCAACCTCGGCAACACCATCTCGGAGTTCGCCGGCATCGCCGCCGGCATGGAGATTTTCGGCGTCTCCAAGTTCGTCTCCGTGCCCATCGCCGCGGTCCTGGTCTGGCTGCTTATCGTCAAGGGCTCGTACCGCATCGTGGAGCGCGTCTTTCTGGTCGCCTGCGTGATCTACCTGGCCTATCCCCTGGCGGCGCTTTCCGCCGACGTGCCCTGGCTCGAGGTGGCCAAGGCCTCGGTGACGCCGAGCTTCCGGGCCGACGGCGGGTACGTGGCCATGATGATCGGCCTGGTCGGCACGACCATCGCCCCCTGGATGCAGTTCTACCAGCAGGCGGCCGTGGTGGAAAAAGGGATCACCGCCGAGAAATACGGCTACACGCGCCTGGACGTCATTTTCGGCTGCCTGTTCGCCGTGGCCGTGGCGCTTTTCATCGTGGTGGCCTGCGCCGCCTCGATCTTCGGCCAGGGGCTGCCCATCGAGACCGCCGCCGACGCGGCCAAGGCCCTGGAGCCGCTGGTCGGCAAATACGCCTCGGGACTTTTCGCGGTGGGGCTCATCAACGCCTCGCTCTTCGCCGCCGGCGTCCTGCCGCTGTCCACGGCCTACTACATCTGCGAGGCCATGGGCTGGGAGCTCGGCATCGACAAGGATTTTCGCAAGGCTCCGGAATTCTTCTGGCTTTTCACCATCAGCATCGTCATCGGGGCGCTGACCATCCTCCTCCCGGGCATGCCGCTTCTGGCCGTGATGTACGTCTCGCAGGTCATAAACGGCGTGGTGCTGCCCTTCGTGCTCATCCTCATGCTGCTGCTGGTCAACGACAAGCGGCTGATGGGAAAATTCGTCAACGGCCCGGTATTTAACACCGTGGCCTGGGTGACGATGGCCGGGCTCATCGGACTCACGGCGCTGATGACCCTGGACACCATCGTCCCCGGGGCCATCGCTTCCATGGTGAAGCTCGTCACGGGGTAGAAGAGCTGGGGGGAACCCTTTCTGTAGAAAGGGTTCCCCCCAGACCCCCCTCCTAAAGACTTTAACGGGTATGGGCTGTTATTGTCACCACACCTGTCACCGTTAAAGTTTTGGGGAGGGGAGAGCGCGAGAGGGGGACCCTTTTTGAAAAAAGGGTCCCCCTCTCGCATCCTCCCCCCGTCCCTGCCCTCAGGCCGTGCCGGCCAGGGAATCGATGGCGGCGAGCAGGGCGTCGAACGAGGACAGGCTGAAGATGATCAGGACCTCGCCTTCGATGAGGTGGTCCTTGATGCTGAACTGGGTGCAGGCCACGAGGATCATGCTCGACTGCCGGCCAATGATGTCGGTGATGTCGGCCTCGACGAAATCCGGGGGAGCGAAATGGAGCGGCTCCTTGAGAATGTTGGCGATGGAGCCCATGACGCCGTTTAAAACGATGTTGCCCACTTCCTGAAGCGTGCCGCAACGCATGGCCTCGTCACAGCCCATGCCCTCCTTGCCGAGCACCACGGACACGAGCTTGGAGGCGGATTCCGGCGGGAAAACCAAGGCGCTTATCCCCGCGAAACCACCGGAGAACTGAAGTTGCACCACGGAAAAAAGCGTATTCGCCCGGCCGGCGTGCATGGCGGCCAGTTCGGCGGTGGAAACCACCTTGAGCACCGGCACCTGCAACTGGATATGGGTGTTGACCATCTGGTTGAGCATGCCGGCGGCACGCCCGACGCCGATATTGATAAGTTCCTGCAGGATATCGAGTTGCAATGGGGAAAGGGGCATGACCGTTCCGCGCCGTCCCGGCGCTCGTGTTGAGCCCGTAAAAATACAGAAGCATTTTTACAGGGAAATCAATTTGATGAAATGATTCTCTTAAAAGAGCGTGTGCACAGGCTTCAAGAACGCGGCGCTACTGAAGCAACGCGCCGAGGGCGCGCGTCAGGTCCGCGGCGTCCAGCGGCTTGTTGAGAAAGCATTTGGCCCCAAGCTCCAGGCAACGGCTCCGGGTGGTTTCCTGAATGTCCGCCGTGACCACGGCCACGGCGATGTCCGGCAGCTCGCGCGCCAGGATCTCCATGACGGCCATGCCGCCTGGGTCGGGCATGTTGAGGTCGAGCAACAGCGCCTGGGGTCGGTGCTCGCGGGCCAGGCGCAGACATTCCGCGCCGTCCTTGGCCTCGATGACGTCGAATCCGGCCTCCCGGGCGACCTTGGCCGCCTGGAAACGCTGGAACATGGAGTCGTCGGCAATAAGCAATGTCGGCATTTGGGCATCCCATGCCAGCCCCTCTCGGGGCTGCTGATTATCAATTCAGATATAATCTCATCTGCATCAGACGGCGTCAAGATCCGCCGGCTCCGGCCACGTCCGCGAGCGCCCGGCCGAGTCGCGCCAACAGATCGGCAAGCGCCCGCGGCGTCTCTTCCCCGGCGGCCTGTTCCAAGGATACGGCCAGGCGCAGACATTCCCCCGCGCCCATGGTGGCGGCGATGGACTTGAGGGTATGGGCGTGCAGCCGCAAGTTCTCCCTGTCGCCGCCGGCCAGGGCGCGACCGGCCGCCTTCAGGCGTTTTTCGAATTCATCCAGTGAAGCGGCCAGGATCGGGGCGAACATTTCCCGCTCAATGCCCATGCGGCGCAAGGCCCAATCCACGTCCAACACGCCTTTGGGCTGGTCGGGCTCGCGCCCGCAGGGCATGCCCTGCCCGGCCGCCTCGCCCCGGGCCGCCAGCCGGTCGATGATATGGCCAAGCTCCTCCAGATTGACGGGCTTGCCCACATAGTCGTCCATGCCGGCCGCCGCGCAGGCCTCGCGCGCCTCGGACGTGACATGGGCCGTCACGGCGATGATGGGGATGTCCTTGCAGGCGATGGGCGCGTCGTCGGTTCCACCGGCCCGGATGACCCTGGCGGCGGTCAGGCCGTCCATGGACGGCATCTCGACATCCATGAGCACCAGATCGAAACCCCCGGCGGCCAGGAGCGCCAGCGCCGCCTCGCCGGAGGTGGCCACCACGGCCGTGTGTCCGAGCTTATTGAGGTGGATGGACATGAGCTTGATGTTGACCGGATTGTCCTCGGCCACAAGCACCCGCAACGGCCGGCAAGGGGCGGCGATGTCGCTCCCGGGCGGCGTATCGGCCTCCGGCAGGGACGCGCCGGGCACGAAGGCGACGGTGAAGGTGAACAGGCTGCCGCCTCCCGGCGTCGAACGCACGTGGATGTCGCCGCCCATGAGGCGGGCCAGCTCCCGGCTGATGGCCAAGCCCAGGCCCGTGCCGCCGAACCGGCGGGCCGTGGAATTGTCGGCTTGGCGAAAACTCTCGAAAACGGCTTCGCGCATCTCGGCCGGGATGCCGATGCCCGTATCGGCCACCTCCACGCCCAAAAGCGGCAGGCCGCCGGCCCCGGGCATCATCAGGGCGGCCCGCACCGTCACGCCCCCCGCCTCGGTGAACTTGACGGCATTGCCGACGAGGTTGACGAGCACCTGCCGGACCTTGCCCGGATCGCCGCGCACGTTTCGCGGCACGCCGACGTCGATGTCCAGGGTCAGCCACAGGCCCTTGTCCCGGGCCGCGCCGCCGAGGGTCTTGATGACGCGGCGCAGCAGCTCGTGCAGGTCGTAGTCCACCACGTCTACGGTCATCTGGCAGGCCTCTATTTTGGAGAAATCCAGGATGTCGTTGAGGATGTCGAGCAGATGGCGGGCCGAGTCGCGCACCGTGTCGATATAGTCGCGCTGCTCCTCCGACAGCCGCGTGCGCAGCGTCACTTCCGTCAGCCCCAGGATCGCGTTCATGGGCGTGCGGATCTCATGGCTCATGCTGGCCAGAAACCGGCTTTTGGCCTCGTTGGCCCGGTCGGCCTCCTCCTTGGCGGCGCACAAGGCGTCCAGGGTGCGGCGGCGCTCCACGCCAAGGGCCAGTTGTTCGGCCACGGACAACAGCAGCTCGGCATCCTTGCGGCCATAGCGCGTCGCATCGGTGTAATGCAGGACGGCCATGACCCCGAGCACCTCCTGGCGCACCCGGATGGGCACCCCGAGCCAGACCTCGGGCGTACGCCGGGAACAGGTGATGCCGGAGAGCCGCATGCCCCGGCGGGTGACGCGCAGAGGATGGGCCGTGCGCATCACCTCGACAAGCGCGTCGGCCCCCTTGAAGTCGCTGAAATTGTCGCGGGTCAGCGGGGTGACGAGGCTTTTTACGTGCTCCAGGGGCGGAGGCGCGGGCTCGTTGGCGCTGACATGGTACACATATTCCAGGCGGTCGTGCTTCTGGTCGACGAGGGCGATGAAAAATTCGTCGGCGTCGACGACCTCGCCGAGAATGCCATGAATCGTGTGGAAAAGGACCTGCATGTCCTCTTCCGAGGCCACGGCGCTGGAAACGCGATAAAGGATGGAAGTGGTTTTCTCGCTTTCGCGCAGCTCCTCCACGGCCAGCCGGGTTTCGGTCATATCCCTGACGCTGGTCACCACGCAAGGCTTGTCATCCTCCAGCCAGGGGGCGAAATGCACGCTGAGGTAGCGGCGGCCCAGGGCCGGCAGTTCGGTCCATGTCTCGTACATGACCGGCGTGCCTGACAGGCACTTGGCCAGCTGCGGGGCCACGGTCGCCTCGTAGAAGGCATGCCCCAGAAAATCCCCGATCCGGCGTCCCAGGATGTCCTCGCGCTCCCGGCCGAAAGCCCTGACATAAGCGTCGTTGACGAAGAGATACCGCCCGTCCGTATCGACAAGCGCCACCATGTCCGACGAGGCGGCGATGATGCGGACGTAACGGCGCAGGTACTGCCCGGCATTGTCCAGGGCCGTGGCGTCCTGGACGAAGCCTTCGTAATGAAGGATTTCCCCTTCGGAGCCGGTCACGGCCCGCACGTCGCGCCGGGTGGACACCAACGTCCCGTCGCGACGGCGCACGGTCGCCTCGAACCCGCTGACATGGCCATGTTCGGCCAACAGCCGGGTCAGAATCTCCCTTCTCGCCGCATCGTCGTAGATCTGCCGGGCGATATCCTTGACCCGGCGGCGCAGGGCGTCGGGATTGTCGTAGCCGTAAAGCGTGGCCAACGCCTGGTTGGCGTCCAGATAGCCGCCTTCGTGCGTGGAGTGGAACATGCCCAAGGGCGCGCTGTGAAAACTCCCCCGGTAGCGGCGCTCCCGCGCCTCCACCTCGGCCTTCTCCCGGCCCAGGCGCTCCACCATGCGCTCCAGACGGGCGGTGCGCTCCCGCACCCGGCGATCGATCAGCTCTCCCTCGCCGCGCACCAGCCGCTGCAGGCGCAGGGATTCGGAAATGTCGGCCACCACGCCGACGCCGACCCGCCTGCCGCCCCGCTCCTCGGCGAAAAGCTCAAGGGTCAGCGTGCCCTGGCGCATCTCGCCGTCGCGCCGGCGAAAGCGCGACATCAACACCTGACGGTCACTCGGCTTTTCCAGGGCGTCAAACGCGGCCATCACCCGCTCGGCATCCAGCGGAAACAACGCTTCGAAAAAAACGGCCGGCGGCTCCTGGCGCGCGTGCCCGGCCTGGCCAAGCAGACGACGCAGGGACGGCGCGGCCCGGACCAACCCGGAGTCCGGACGCCAGGTGAAAATACCGACCCGGGGCGAGGAACCGGCACACGGGCCGACTTCCGCCTCGGCCCGCCCCTCGCCGGAAAAAAGAAACAACGAAGCCGGCTCCACGCCCAAGGCCTGTTGCAGGGACTCGACGGCGGCAAGCGACGGCGCGGCCGCGCCGCGTTCGATTTTGTTGAGATGTTCCAGGGAAACACCGGACTGTCCGGCCAGCGCGGCCTGGGTCAGGCCGGCCAACCGGCGCAAATGGCGCAGTCTGCGGCCAAAAGCGGTGGCGAATCCGGATCGTTTCATAATGGCGACAAGGGACGGCTCCCTCGCGGAAATGTATACAAACACGTAATCATATTACGTGTAAAGGAGCTTTTTTCCTTTTTTTGACCTTCTATCATTTCCAACATAAATTATTGATTATTAATAGTATTCTTACGAAACGATAGACGCACAAATCACTATTTCATATGTTCTCGAAATCATAAAGGAGGTTCCCCATGCGTACACTGCGTTACCTGGCCTTTGCGTTCTTGCTTTTGATCGCTGCCCGGATCGCCCAGGCCGAGCCGCCCGTCGCGGCCTCCTACGGCCCGGGTCCCAAAGTCTTCACCCTCGCCACCGGCAGCCCCGGCGAACTGGGGCTGCTCAAAATCCTCGGCAACGCCTACTGCGCCAAGGCGGGCTGCCGCCTCGACTGGATCAAGGCCGGCTCCGGCCAATCCCTCGACCTGCTCAAAGCGGGCAAGGTGGACATGATCATGGTCCACGCCCCGGCCGCCGAGAAAAAAGCCGTGGCCGAAGGCTGGGCCGGCTGCCCGACCCTGCTCGGGTCCAACGAATTTTTCATCGTCGGCCCCGCAAGCGACCCGGCCGGCATTGCCAAAGCCAAAACCGCCGCCGACGCCTACCGGGACATCGCCAAAGCCAAAGCCAAATTCTTCTCGCGCGGCGACAACTCCGGCACCCACAAAAAAGAACTCGGCATATGGAAGGACGCCGGCATAGAGCCGGCCGGAGACTGGTACATCGTCACCAAGGACTTCATGACCGCCACCCTCAAACGCGCCAACGACGAGGGCGGCTACTTCATGACCGACAGCAGCACCTGGGTGGCCGAACAAAAAAACATGCCCAAACTCAAGGTGCTCTTCTCCGGCGATAAAAAACTCGTCAACACCTACCACGCCCTGTGCGGCCAAAAAGACGGCAAGCCGACTTCCGACCTGGCCGCCGGATTCATCGCCTTCGTCGCCTCCCCCGAAGGCCAGCACATCATCGGCAACTACGGCAAGAAACAATACGGCGCCGGACTCTACAACGACGCCGCCTACGCCAAGAAATACGTCGACTAGAGGAGCGGAGAGAAGAGAAGAGACGCAGGGGCTCCGCCCCCGCACCCCCGCCGGGGGGCTTGATGCCCCCCGGTCCCCCCTTTACCGGGCTGGTCTGGCGGGTGGTGCTGGAGCGGAGAGGACGGGATGGCCGATGTCGTTCGGCGGCGGACGCCGAACGTTTGTTGCCGCAATCGGCCCGGCGACACGAGGCGCTTCGCGCCTCGACGCCGGACGCGATTGCGGCAACAACCACGCCAGCGGCGAAGCGCCGCATTTTAAGAACAAGAGATTTTTTCTGAATGTCGCCCCCTTGGGGCGACCGGCGTGGTGGAGGCGGAATTTGCTTGGGACGAGCTTGTCGCGCAGCGACACGCACCGTCCCGACAAATTCCGCCTCCATCTTTACCCAACCGACTCCCCGACAACCAATGCCATTCCCGACAAGCCAGAGCCGAGAAGGGGGGTCCGGGGGGCCCGTGGCCCCTCGGCGGTGGGGTGCGGGGGAGGCAGCGCCTCCCCTGCCGGGGGTTCGGGGCGGCGCCCCGGTTCCGCTCTTACCCGTTCCCGCGGATGAGGCGGTGGGCGGCGTCCTTGTCCAGGGGGCGGGAGAACATGAATCCCTGGGCTTTGTCGCAGTCGGCCAGGCGCAGCCGGTCGAGCTGGTCGGGGCATTCCACGCCTTCGGCGACCACGGTCAGCCCCAGGCTACGGGCCAGGGAGATGATGGATTTGACGATTTCCTGGCTTTCGTCGTTGCATTCATGGCCGCTTATAAAGGAGCGGTCGATCTTGAGCTGGTCGATGGGGAGCTGGCGCAGATAGGACAGGGAGGAGTAGCCGGTGCCGAAGTCGTCGATGGCGATTTTGACGCCCAGGTCTTTGAGGCGTTGCAGTTCCCGGGCGGTGACCCGGGCGTCGTGCATGAGCACGGATTCGGTGATCTCGAGCTTGAGGCAGGAAGGGGCCAATCCGGTTTCGGCCAGTACGCCGGCCACGTGTTCGACCAGGCCGTCCTTGACGAACTGGCGGCAGGAGACGTTGACGCTGACGGTGAGATGGGCGGCTTCGGGCATTTCCAGCTGCCAGGCGCGCAGTTGGCGGCAGGCTTCGTCGATGACGTAGCGGCCGAGCGGCACGATGAGCCCGGTCTCCTCGGCCAGGGGGATGAATTTGACCGGCGGCACGAGGCCCCGGCTGGGGTGGTCCCAGCGCACCAGGGCTTCGAACCCCGCGATATCGCCGGTTTTGACGTCCACGATGGGCTGGTAGTGCAGCAGGAGCTGGTTCTGTTCGAGGGCGTTGCGCAAGTCGACTTCGAGGGTGATGGCCTCGAGGATTTCCTGGTGCATTTGCCGGTCGAAGATCATGGACAGCCGGCCCTGTTCCTTGGCCCGGTACATGGCGATATCGGCGTCGCGCAGCACATCCTCGGACGCGGCGTAGTCCCGGGTGTGCAGCACGATGCCGATGCTCGCCCCGGGCGAAACCGTAGTGCCGCACAGACAAAAGGGCTGTTCCACGGTCACGCCGATGCGGTCGACAACGGCCATGACCTCTTTTTTCGACTTGAGCTCCTCCAGAATGACGGCGAATTCGTCGCCGCCGAGCCGGGCCACCGTATCCATGGAGCGCACGCAGCCGGCCAACCGCCGCGCCACTTCCCGCAGGAGCAGGTCCCCGGCGGCATGGCCCATGGTGTCGTTTATCCCCTTGAACTT
This genomic window contains:
- a CDS encoding Nramp family divalent metal transporter; translation: MTASDLVSPFKKLSRRNILMFLAILGPGIITANVDNDAGGITTYSLAGAQYGYSLLWMLIPTTISLVVVQEMCARMGAVTGKGLSDLIRESFGLRTTFYIMIALFLTNLGNTISEFAGIAAGMEIFGVSKFVSVPIAAVLVWLLIVKGSYRIVERVFLVACVIYLAYPLAALSADVPWLEVAKASVTPSFRADGGYVAMMIGLVGTTIAPWMQFYQQAAVVEKGITAEKYGYTRLDVIFGCLFAVAVALFIVVACAASIFGQGLPIETAADAAKALEPLVGKYASGLFAVGLINASLFAAGVLPLSTAYYICEAMGWELGIDKDFRKAPEFFWLFTISIVIGALTILLPGMPLLAVMYVSQVINGVVLPFVLILMLLLVNDKRLMGKFVNGPVFNTVAWVTMAGLIGLTALMTLDTIVPGAIASMVKLVTG
- a CDS encoding chemotaxis protein CheC; this translates as MPLSPLQLDILQELINIGVGRAAGMLNQMVNTHIQLQVPVLKVVSTAELAAMHAGRANTLFSVVQLQFSGGFAGISALVFPPESASKLVSVVLGKEGMGCDEAMRCGTLQEVGNIVLNGVMGSIANILKEPLHFAPPDFVEADITDIIGRQSSMILVACTQFSIKDHLIEGEVLIIFSLSSFDALLAAIDSLAGTA
- a CDS encoding response regulator, with the translated sequence MPTLLIADDSMFQRFQAAKVAREAGFDVIEAKDGAECLRLAREHRPQALLLDLNMPDPGGMAVMEILARELPDIAVAVVTADIQETTRSRCLELGAKCFLNKPLDAADLTRALGALLQ
- a CDS encoding PAS domain S-box protein codes for the protein MKRSGFATAFGRRLRHLRRLAGLTQAALAGQSGVSLEHLNKIERGAAAPSLAAVESLQQALGVEPASLFLFSGEGRAEAEVGPCAGSSPRVGIFTWRPDSGLVRAAPSLRRLLGQAGHARQEPPAVFFEALFPLDAERVMAAFDALEKPSDRQVLMSRFRRRDGEMRQGTLTLELFAEERGGRRVGVGVVADISESLRLQRLVRGEGELIDRRVRERTARLERMVERLGREKAEVEARERRYRGSFHSAPLGMFHSTHEGGYLDANQALATLYGYDNPDALRRRVKDIARQIYDDAARREILTRLLAEHGHVSGFEATVRRRDGTLVSTRRDVRAVTGSEGEILHYEGFVQDATALDNAGQYLRRYVRIIAASSDMVALVDTDGRYLFVNDAYVRAFGREREDILGRRIGDFLGHAFYEATVAPQLAKCLSGTPVMYETWTELPALGRRYLSVHFAPWLEDDKPCVVTSVRDMTETRLAVEELRESEKTTSILYRVSSAVASEEDMQVLFHTIHGILGEVVDADEFFIALVDQKHDRLEYVYHVSANEPAPPPLEHVKSLVTPLTRDNFSDFKGADALVEVMRTAHPLRVTRRGMRLSGITCSRRTPEVWLGVPIRVRQEVLGVMAVLHYTDATRYGRKDAELLLSVAEQLALGVERRRTLDALCAAKEEADRANEAKSRFLASMSHEIRTPMNAILGLTEVTLRTRLSEEQRDYIDTVRDSARHLLDILNDILDFSKIEACQMTVDVVDYDLHELLRRVIKTLGGAARDKGLWLTLDIDVGVPRNVRGDPGKVRQVLVNLVGNAVKFTEAGGVTVRAALMMPGAGGLPLLGVEVADTGIGIPAEMREAVFESFRQADNSTARRFGGTGLGLAISRELARLMGGDIHVRSTPGGGSLFTFTVAFVPGASLPEADTPPGSDIAAPCRPLRVLVAEDNPVNIKLMSIHLNKLGHTAVVATSGEAALALLAAGGFDLVLMDVEMPSMDGLTAARVIRAGGTDDAPIACKDIPIIAVTAHVTSEAREACAAAGMDDYVGKPVNLEELGHIIDRLAARGEAAGQGMPCGREPDQPKGVLDVDWALRRMGIEREMFAPILAASLDEFEKRLKAAGRALAGGDRENLRLHAHTLKSIAATMGAGECLRLAVSLEQAAGEETPRALADLLARLGRALADVAGAGGS
- a CDS encoding substrate-binding domain-containing protein, with product MRTLRYLAFAFLLLIAARIAQAEPPVAASYGPGPKVFTLATGSPGELGLLKILGNAYCAKAGCRLDWIKAGSGQSLDLLKAGKVDMIMVHAPAAEKKAVAEGWAGCPTLLGSNEFFIVGPASDPAGIAKAKTAADAYRDIAKAKAKFFSRGDNSGTHKKELGIWKDAGIEPAGDWYIVTKDFMTATLKRANDEGGYFMTDSSTWVAEQKNMPKLKVLFSGDKKLVNTYHALCGQKDGKPTSDLAAGFIAFVASPEGQHIIGNYGKKQYGAGLYNDAAYAKKYVD